One segment of Nostoc piscinale CENA21 DNA contains the following:
- a CDS encoding response regulator: MAGELIKVLLVEDNPGDVFLLQELLKEVKTTQVDLRPVEELSAALNLLAQDSFDVMLLDLSLPDSQGISTFLRATHQAKATPIIVLTGLDDETLALRAMQEGAQDYLVKGQVTGDLLVRSMRYAIERQRIEDALRQSEERFRVALKNSPIFVFNQDRELHYTWVYNSISGWTNEDMLGKHDSELLPDEDAQNLTTIKQGVLTTGIGTRAEVLLTTPQGIRYYDLTVEPLRNEAQDIVGITCASIDITENKQAEAKIREQAALLDITTDAILVRDLENKILFWNKGAEKLYGWQASEAWGRNVNELLFDDYCPEFEAAWLSVVSKGKWQGELRKRTKAGKDVLVASRWSLVCDRQGRPQSILTVDTDITEKKRLESQLFRAQRMESIGTLASGIAHDLNNILTPILAGAQLLPLKFPDADERTQHLLEILEINAKRGADLVKQVLSFARGVEGQRINLQPRHLIVEVAKILKETLPKSIEVRLDLSPELWMVSGDSTQLHQVLMNLCVNARDAMPDGGTLTITAANLLIDENYARMNLDAKVGPYTVISICDTGIGIPEEILDRIFEPFFTTKPVGQGTGLGLSTVLGIVKSHGGFVSVESQVGNGTCFRVYLPSVGEQEIFTQDEITLQVGHGELILIVDDEPSIQEITRTSLETHHYETLVASDGIEAIAQYAKNANKISVVLMDIMLPSLDGITAIRTLQKINPQVKIIATSGLMSKEKLGEIMKMGVKKFLAKPYTVNELLLSLQEILNEGG, translated from the coding sequence ATGGCAGGAGAATTAATAAAAGTCTTATTAGTTGAAGATAACCCTGGCGATGTTTTTCTCTTACAGGAGTTATTAAAAGAAGTAAAAACCACACAGGTAGATTTGCGTCCGGTTGAGGAATTATCGGCAGCACTCAACTTATTAGCGCAAGATAGTTTTGATGTCATGTTACTAGACCTGTCTCTACCTGATAGTCAAGGCATTAGCACTTTTTTAAGGGCTACCCATCAAGCAAAAGCTACACCGATTATTGTATTAACAGGTTTAGATGACGAAACTTTAGCACTCCGCGCGATGCAAGAAGGAGCGCAAGATTATTTAGTGAAGGGGCAAGTAACTGGTGATTTGCTAGTGCGTTCGATGCGGTATGCGATTGAGCGTCAACGAATTGAAGATGCACTACGTCAGAGTGAGGAAAGATTTCGCGTAGCACTGAAAAATTCACCGATTTTTGTTTTCAATCAAGATAGAGAGTTACATTACACCTGGGTTTATAATTCGATTTCTGGATGGACAAATGAAGATATGCTGGGTAAGCATGACTCAGAACTGCTTCCAGATGAAGATGCTCAAAATTTAACTACCATTAAACAAGGTGTTCTGACTACGGGGATAGGTACAAGAGCAGAAGTATTACTGACTACGCCCCAAGGAATTCGCTATTATGATTTGACTGTTGAGCCATTACGAAATGAGGCGCAAGATATTGTGGGGATAACTTGTGCCAGCATTGATATCACTGAAAACAAACAAGCTGAAGCAAAAATCCGCGAACAAGCAGCATTATTAGATATCACCACAGATGCTATTTTGGTGCGCGATTTAGAAAATAAAATTCTATTTTGGAACAAAGGCGCAGAAAAACTTTATGGCTGGCAAGCATCAGAGGCTTGGGGCAGAAATGTTAATGAGTTATTATTTGATGACTATTGTCCCGAATTTGAAGCAGCTTGGTTAAGCGTCGTCAGCAAAGGTAAGTGGCAAGGTGAATTAAGGAAAAGAACGAAAGCAGGTAAAGATGTATTAGTTGCTAGTCGCTGGAGTTTGGTTTGCGATCGCCAAGGTAGACCCCAATCAATTTTAACAGTAGATACGGATATTACGGAGAAAAAACGCCTAGAATCGCAACTGTTTCGCGCCCAACGCATGGAAAGTATCGGCACTTTAGCCAGTGGTATCGCCCACGACCTCAACAATATCCTCACACCAATTTTAGCGGGAGCGCAACTATTACCTTTAAAGTTCCCTGATGCTGATGAACGAACCCAGCATTTATTAGAAATTTTAGAAATTAATGCCAAACGTGGTGCAGACTTAGTTAAACAAGTACTATCGTTTGCGCGGGGTGTGGAAGGTCAACGCATTAACTTGCAACCTCGACACTTAATTGTGGAAGTTGCCAAGATTTTAAAAGAAACTCTACCAAAATCTATTGAAGTTCGACTTGACTTATCACCTGAGTTATGGATGGTTTCGGGAGATAGTACCCAACTGCATCAAGTGTTGATGAATCTCTGCGTTAATGCCCGTGATGCCATGCCCGATGGTGGTACTTTAACGATTACTGCGGCAAACTTGTTAATTGATGAAAATTACGCCCGGATGAATTTAGATGCCAAAGTCGGCCCTTACACAGTAATTAGTATCTGTGATACCGGGATTGGCATTCCAGAGGAAATTTTAGATCGAATTTTTGAGCCATTTTTCACGACTAAACCTGTGGGACAAGGCACAGGTTTAGGACTTTCTACGGTTCTAGGAATTGTGAAAAGTCACGGCGGCTTTGTGAGTGTAGAAAGCCAAGTCGGGAACGGAACTTGCTTTCGGGTTTATTTGCCTAGTGTGGGTGAACAGGAAATTTTTACCCAAGACGAAATCACACTGCAAGTCGGTCACGGAGAATTGATTCTGATTGTGGATGATGAACCCTCGATTCAAGAAATTACCAGAACATCCCTAGAAACTCATCATTATGAAACTTTAGTTGCTAGTGATGGCATTGAGGCGATCGCCCAATACGCCAAAAATGCCAATAAAATTAGTGTCGTGCTGATGGACATTATGTTGCCCTCATTGGATGGGATAACAGCCATCCGTACCTTACAAAAAATTAACCCCCAAGTCAAAATTATTGCCACCAGTGGACTCATGTCCAAAGAGAAACTAGGGGAAATCATGAAAATGGGTGTCAAGAAATTCTTGGCCAAACCCTACACTGTGAATGAATTGCTACTCAGTTTACAAGAAATTCTCAACGAAGGTGGTTAA
- a CDS encoding di-heme oxidoredictase family protein encodes MRKQRRFLLLIVGLSLGLSVLMGYINPQKVFGQIALPDEETLFARRRNEVNPDLRLFEVQPPNGRTLRPVERIRRDTFGDVGFNSITTLAQLDRLVYPSLPNSVKERELEGATFFTTPNIVENGFGSMAMQTRCAGCHLNNLESVPNEGLLTGTSTVSRANRTTPTNFSFVSGSTGVNGGGRAPGSDLDPVEPDGTADLSRRSVAVSTAELDAVNNTGRTAAFTVFGDFNASASPVIFDALNATSPSGQDFGGFLQHVRPPSDRLREVFGLDCRPDAIPSVAEDRNLAVNGDLTNFNKATGRSTTGFRRAITELAGPPYIGRGLIEAIPNVDITGASDPNDARGDNSSIKTTLFQCSGDCVTGVTNTIPANVPDGREDSLARGLGRFGLRANGSEMMQFIVGGMFGSLSMTNRISPFEQNIANPAIAPYNRGCRNEVADPELPVSRPFSERNFIRSLAPPEFGRDLLAVLRAKDPSKNLPGNNPAARVQRGAKLFGIDLVAFSNRTIAGKMPRGGDGLDPNAINQSDRMVGCVNCHTPIQRTGQSPATGDPSLGPDAQGLIDALSYRWAPIFSDINIHRGPVIDVERYSPIPRDPFLVNRADAFGQSSGAAIFATYDLMRNFASDSFSNVRGTATGDRFRTPPLMGIGRVGPPFMHDARVFLSILNRDTTPAGTVTTNSEVTNEPLVVRNVDEALLAAIELHDLPAPDEPGKTSKLTGGGCPVPPNVGGKYYNKLGYDGVVNGTDPIVIDYGARPQDVICPPYNSALSNTNRSEAKEVMARFRSLTRDDQRAIIAFLRQL; translated from the coding sequence ATGCGAAAACAACGAAGATTTCTTTTATTAATAGTGGGTTTATCTTTAGGCCTATCTGTACTGATGGGCTATATCAACCCACAAAAGGTCTTCGGTCAGATTGCCTTACCTGACGAAGAAACCTTATTTGCACGCCGACGAAACGAAGTAAATCCAGACTTGAGATTGTTTGAGGTTCAACCTCCTAATGGGCGCACCCTGCGTCCAGTCGAGCGTATACGTCGTGATACTTTTGGCGATGTAGGGTTTAACTCGATCACTACCTTGGCTCAGTTGGACAGATTAGTTTATCCTTCTCTACCAAATTCCGTGAAGGAAAGAGAGCTAGAAGGGGCTACTTTCTTTACTACCCCCAACATAGTTGAGAATGGTTTCGGGTCGATGGCCATGCAAACACGATGTGCAGGTTGTCACCTGAATAACCTGGAGTCAGTTCCCAACGAAGGACTGCTGACAGGTACTTCTACCGTCAGTAGAGCTAACAGAACAACTCCCACCAACTTCAGTTTTGTATCAGGTAGTACTGGAGTCAATGGTGGTGGTAGAGCGCCTGGTAGTGACTTAGATCCGGTCGAGCCAGATGGTACTGCTGACCTAAGTCGTCGTAGTGTGGCCGTCAGCACCGCAGAATTGGATGCGGTCAATAATACAGGACGAACCGCAGCTTTTACCGTATTTGGCGACTTTAACGCCTCAGCATCACCAGTCATTTTTGATGCGTTAAATGCTACTAGTCCCAGTGGTCAAGATTTTGGCGGTTTCTTACAGCATGTGCGCCCGCCAAGTGATCGACTCAGAGAAGTATTCGGTTTAGATTGTAGGCCAGATGCTATCCCCAGCGTTGCGGAAGATAGAAACCTTGCAGTAAATGGAGACCTTACTAACTTCAATAAAGCCACCGGACGGAGTACAACCGGATTTAGACGTGCTATTACCGAACTTGCTGGGCCTCCATATATTGGTCGTGGTTTGATAGAAGCGATTCCCAACGTGGATATTACAGGCGCTTCTGACCCTAACGATGCTAGAGGTGACAATTCTTCGATCAAAACTACTTTGTTCCAATGTAGTGGTGATTGCGTCACAGGTGTAACCAATACAATTCCTGCGAATGTGCCTGATGGCAGAGAAGATTCACTTGCTAGAGGGTTAGGACGTTTTGGTCTACGCGCCAATGGTTCAGAAATGATGCAGTTTATCGTTGGAGGTATGTTTGGTAGTCTGAGTATGACTAACCGCATCTCTCCTTTTGAGCAGAATATTGCTAACCCCGCTATTGCTCCTTACAATCGCGGCTGCCGCAATGAAGTAGCTGATCCAGAACTTCCTGTCAGCAGACCATTTAGCGAACGTAACTTCATCCGTTCCCTCGCTCCCCCAGAATTCGGTAGAGACCTGTTAGCTGTCCTGAGAGCTAAAGATCCTTCTAAAAATTTACCTGGTAACAATCCAGCTGCTAGAGTCCAAAGAGGGGCGAAGCTGTTTGGTATTGACTTGGTAGCATTTTCTAACCGGACTATTGCTGGTAAAATGCCTAGAGGCGGCGATGGTTTAGATCCCAATGCAATTAACCAGAGCGATCGTATGGTTGGTTGCGTTAACTGCCACACTCCAATTCAAAGAACTGGTCAGTCTCCGGCTACTGGCGACCCATCCTTGGGGCCTGATGCACAAGGACTTATCGATGCTCTCAGCTATCGTTGGGCTCCTATATTCTCTGATATCAACATCCACAGAGGCCCAGTCATTGATGTTGAAAGATATTCACCAATTCCCCGCGATCCATTCCTTGTAAACCGTGCTGACGCATTTGGTCAAAGTTCTGGTGCAGCTATCTTCGCAACCTACGATTTAATGCGTAACTTTGCCAGCGATTCCTTCTCCAATGTGAGAGGTACTGCTACTGGTGATCGTTTCCGTACACCACCTCTAATGGGTATTGGTAGAGTTGGCCCTCCATTCATGCACGATGCGCGTGTCTTCTTAAGTATCCTCAACCGTGACACCACACCTGCGGGTACTGTAACAACCAATAGCGAAGTCACCAACGAACCATTGGTTGTTCGCAATGTAGACGAAGCACTGCTGGCTGCAATTGAGCTACATGACCTACCTGCACCTGATGAACCCGGTAAGACCTCAAAACTGACTGGTGGTGGATGTCCTGTACCTCCAAATGTAGGTGGGAAATACTATAACAAACTTGGTTATGATGGCGTAGTTAACGGCACTGATCCCATTGTTATCGACTACGGTGCAAGACCTCAAGATGTCATTTGCCCACCATATAACAGTGCGCTTTCCAACACCAACCGAAGTGAAGCAAAAGAAGTTATGGCTCGCTTCCGTTCTCTAACACGCGATGATCAAAGAGCAATTATCGCTTTCTTGAGACAGTTGTAA
- the mgtE gene encoding magnesium transporter codes for MLIQDIRDSLFNVSDLNQLKCDLNGLQPVDVGEYITQLPEKQRAIAFRLLNKAQAIDVFEYLPTDVQEELINSLHDVQVVQIMEAMSPDERAELFDELPAGVVKRLLQQLSSEQRQATATILGYPEGTAGRVMTTEYVRLQEGLTVGEALSKIRRQDEDKETIYYAYVTDNNRKLVRVVSLRQLLFTFPDVYIRDISSDRVIKVKTETPQEEVAQIMKRYDLIAIPVVDREDRLVGIITIDDVIDILEEEATEDIQKLAGVSGDEEALSPPLVTIRKRLPWLLAIMALYIGAASAIAPFQSVIAAVPVLAVIMPIFSNTGGTVGIQALTVTIRGLGVGEVTPRDTFKILRKEVLAGLGTAVVLAITMMALSMIWAKPQERWVGLVAGTVMATNTLVAVTLGTLLPMGLKRLKLDPALVSGPLVTTMLDTIGFLTFLTLISVALHVFHLPQ; via the coding sequence ATGCTTATACAGGACATTCGTGATTCACTGTTCAATGTCTCTGATTTAAATCAGTTGAAATGCGATTTAAATGGGTTACAACCCGTAGATGTCGGTGAATATATTACACAATTACCAGAAAAACAACGAGCGATCGCTTTTCGGCTGTTAAATAAAGCCCAGGCAATTGACGTGTTTGAATATCTACCCACAGATGTGCAGGAAGAACTAATTAACTCTCTGCATGATGTCCAGGTAGTACAAATTATGGAGGCGATGAGTCCTGATGAACGGGCAGAATTATTTGATGAATTGCCGGCTGGAGTAGTTAAACGCTTATTACAACAGCTAAGTTCCGAACAAAGACAAGCAACCGCCACAATTCTGGGTTATCCCGAAGGTACGGCTGGGCGGGTGATGACTACAGAATATGTGCGTTTACAAGAAGGTTTAACCGTTGGTGAAGCCCTCAGCAAAATTCGCCGTCAAGACGAAGATAAGGAAACAATTTACTACGCCTACGTTACAGACAATAACCGTAAACTTGTCAGAGTAGTTTCGTTGCGTCAGTTATTGTTTACTTTTCCTGATGTCTATATTCGTGATATATCTAGCGATCGCGTCATCAAAGTTAAAACCGAAACGCCGCAAGAAGAAGTCGCCCAAATCATGAAGCGTTACGACTTAATCGCTATCCCGGTAGTAGACAGGGAAGATAGATTAGTCGGCATCATCACTATTGATGATGTGATTGATATTTTAGAAGAAGAAGCCACCGAAGACATCCAAAAACTAGCCGGGGTGAGTGGTGATGAAGAAGCTTTATCGCCGCCCTTAGTTACCATTCGCAAGCGCCTACCGTGGTTGCTGGCAATTATGGCATTGTACATTGGTGCGGCAAGTGCGATCGCACCTTTTCAATCAGTAATTGCGGCTGTACCAGTATTAGCTGTCATTATGCCAATTTTCTCCAACACAGGCGGGACTGTGGGAATTCAAGCCTTAACTGTAACAATTAGAGGCTTGGGTGTTGGCGAAGTCACACCCAGAGATACTTTCAAAATTCTCCGTAAAGAAGTGCTGGCAGGTTTAGGCACAGCCGTAGTTTTAGCTATTACAATGATGGCACTATCGATGATTTGGGCGAAACCCCAAGAACGCTGGGTGGGTTTGGTTGCAGGTACAGTTATGGCGACGAATACACTAGTGGCTGTGACTCTCGGTACACTATTACCAATGGGTTTAAAACGCCTGAAGCTTGACCCTGCATTAGTGAGTGGGCCATTAGTCACCACAATGCTAGATACTATCGGCTTTTTAACTTTCCTGACTTTAATTTCTGTAGCTTTGCATGTTTTTCACTTACCACAGTAA
- a CDS encoding oxygenase MpaB family protein: MLPNRYQNFNQIQQLDPVTDHSQIYYLMSGYEFSWEMQRSLEVALMRTYCVPSISKLLDQTKEFHQRPQKRYDDTSILLVEIVKWGYESDRGQQALQRMNAIHGRFKIDNADFLYVLSTFIYDPIDWNANFGWRLMCEQEKLASFYFWREVGKRMHIENIPETYAEFERYKLDYEKKNFRYSDTNRRIGESTLALFLSWFPWWMRQPLKPIIYALLDETMLDAFGFEHPSPWLRSVMVKILKFRAKFMHWLPPRTQTNFYIDSPIRSYPNGYEIANVGSEVGF; encoded by the coding sequence ATGCTTCCCAACCGTTACCAAAACTTTAATCAGATTCAGCAACTTGACCCAGTAACCGACCATAGCCAGATATATTATCTGATGTCGGGTTATGAATTTTCGTGGGAAATGCAGCGATCGCTAGAAGTCGCCTTAATGCGAACCTACTGTGTTCCCAGCATATCTAAATTACTCGATCAGACCAAAGAATTTCATCAGCGTCCGCAAAAACGCTATGACGACACATCGATTTTGTTGGTAGAAATTGTTAAATGGGGTTATGAAAGCGATCGCGGTCAACAAGCATTGCAACGGATGAACGCCATCCACGGACGCTTTAAAATTGACAACGCCGATTTTTTATATGTGCTTTCGACCTTTATTTATGATCCTATCGACTGGAATGCCAATTTTGGTTGGCGGTTGATGTGCGAGCAAGAAAAATTAGCGTCTTTTTACTTTTGGCGAGAAGTCGGTAAGAGGATGCACATTGAAAATATTCCCGAAACCTACGCAGAGTTTGAACGCTATAAACTCGACTACGAAAAGAAAAATTTTCGCTATTCTGACACAAACCGCCGTATTGGAGAATCAACACTTGCTTTATTTTTAAGTTGGTTTCCTTGGTGGATGCGACAACCTTTGAAACCAATCATCTATGCTTTACTTGATGAGACAATGCTTGATGCCTTTGGTTTTGAACATCCTTCTCCGTGGCTGCGTTCTGTTATGGTCAAAATCCTCAAATTCCGCGCCAAATTCATGCACTGGCTTCCACCCCGGACTCAGACTAATTTTTATATTGATTCTCCTATCCGCAGTTACCCAAATGGTTACGAGATAGCTAATGTGGGGTCAGAGGTAGGCTTTTGA
- a CDS encoding TetR/AcrR family transcriptional regulator has translation MSKGEETKTRILQQAAELFNQQGYAGSSISDIMRVTGLQKGGIYNHFSSKDELALQAFDFAIALVSQRTKAAIRSKHHAIERLEAIMEVFSSFVEYPPIKGGCPLLNTAIESDDAHPGLRDRAQQAMNSWLNLISQIITKGIDRGEIRSGVNADEVATIIIATLEGAIMMSKLYDDVIHIQRIITHLKQYINTNLKSYGTS, from the coding sequence ATGTCCAAAGGCGAAGAAACAAAAACTCGCATTCTCCAACAAGCAGCGGAACTGTTTAACCAACAGGGATATGCGGGTTCGTCAATTTCAGATATTATGCGTGTTACCGGATTGCAGAAAGGCGGAATTTACAATCACTTTTCTAGTAAAGATGAACTAGCACTCCAAGCCTTTGATTTTGCGATAGCCCTTGTAAGTCAGCGAACAAAAGCCGCAATTAGGAGTAAACATCATGCAATAGAACGTCTAGAAGCGATTATGGAAGTATTTAGCAGTTTTGTTGAGTATCCGCCCATTAAAGGTGGTTGTCCACTGTTAAATACAGCAATTGAAAGTGATGATGCTCATCCAGGATTGCGCGATCGGGCGCAACAAGCAATGAACTCTTGGCTTAACTTAATTTCTCAAATTATTACCAAGGGAATTGATAGAGGTGAAATTCGTTCTGGTGTGAATGCTGATGAAGTCGCAACTATTATTATTGCAACTTTAGAAGGTGCAATAATGATGAGTAAATTATACGACGATGTAATTCATATCCAAAGAATAATTACTCACTTAAAACAGTATATAAACACTAATCTTAAAAGCTATGGTACAAGTTAA
- a CDS encoding tautomerase family protein has product MVQVKVYGLADQLNPIKSDLSHIIHTSLVEILKIATEKKFQRFFPLDAENFYYPQDRSYNYLVIEIVMFEGRSVETKKELIRKLIKDIYETFGISVNDIEITIFETPKSNWGIRGTTGDELNLNYKVEV; this is encoded by the coding sequence ATGGTACAAGTTAAAGTATATGGTTTAGCTGATCAACTAAATCCTATTAAATCAGATTTATCTCACATTATTCATACCTCACTAGTTGAAATTTTAAAAATTGCCACTGAAAAGAAATTTCAGCGATTTTTTCCTTTAGACGCAGAAAATTTTTACTATCCTCAAGACAGATCATATAATTATCTAGTTATCGAAATTGTCATGTTTGAAGGACGCTCAGTTGAAACCAAAAAAGAGCTGATTCGGAAGTTAATTAAAGATATTTATGAAACCTTCGGCATCTCTGTTAACGACATTGAAATCACCATTTTTGAAACCCCCAAATCTAACTGGGGTATTAGAGGTACAACCGGAGACGAATTAAATTTGAATTACAAGGTAGAAGTTTAA